The sequence CACGGCACAGACCTATAATTTTTACATCATAAACGACGGTATTGATAAGCATAAATCACTTCTCAAGTCCAGTTTGCCACAACATAGACGAGTCTCGATACCGGCGTCTACGCAGCATGAACCCCCTCAACGAAGGCTTCAGCCGTTCGAATTTATGAAAACCTCCACTCAGGCCACCCCAGCTCCCGCTGAACCTCCATACGTTCAGATGCCCAATAGCAAAACACCGAATCCCGTTACGTCAAACCATACATCGCCTAGGGATCAAAGTGAAACCGTACATATATGTACCTCCGGCCATGATGTTACTGAACTCACAAACTCAATGTCAGCGCTAAAATTTATCCCGACAAGCGTTCTACTACGGCAAGATAGGGAAAAATCGAGTGCATCTTCGACAACGACCTGAAGACCACGATTATTCCTTTGGGATTCGTTTTGGGATTCTCGCTCAAAACACTACCTAAAGGGAGAGTTGAAATATTGAAATTGAATTATTCACTACTTGGGATACAAACATCAATGGGAAATCTGCTCTCGCTAGGTTAAATAGTACGAATACTTTGTCAACTGTCCCACACAAGTGAACCAAATATCGTACTATCGAGAACATAAACGAATTCCCAGGCTATATCCATCTATGGAACCTCGAAGATTTCCTCTCCATATTGACTAGAACGACATACCAAAACGGGTTATAAAGATTTTGTGTACAAAAATAAACGCCAAAACACAACGGATATCATGAATTACCCAACTCATGAATATCAAGTATAACTTACGCGTGACTCGCTTTAATGTATAAGGCTAAGTGGAAAGCACTTCTGACTTGTCTTCTATAAAGAGATGCTCTATGCGGGAAGAAAATCGGATCAGGAAAGCGGCCCCATTTCCAACAAATCAGCATAAATCTCCAAACTCGAGCCAATCAAGTCAACAATCGGCCAGCTTGTATTCCCCTTGAAAGTTCTAGACCAGACGCGTACGACGGTGAGACTCAATTGCTTGACCTTTACCGGATCATTTAAAAAGTCCAACTCAGACGTGGCCTCCATTTCGACAGACATGTCCGTCTCGTCCATCATACTTTTGACCCAAAGCACTAGTTTCCTCTCGTGGTCCGAAAGCGGCTGCTCCGACTGCGTTGCGGGAATAGAAAGAAGCCATCGACTTAGCAAAAAAGCACATTCAAGGCTACATATAGAATGCTGGATACTCCAAAAGAACGAATGTGTTTTAGCGACGAAGTTTATGCCCAAGCGAACCGGGATTGAGAGCGCGTGAGCGGAATGTAGCAGCGCCATTATGAGCCGAGGATGGCGGCCAACCGGCGGGGAGTTTTTCAGTGCCTGGGCTATTTGCAACGGATCTTGGGTTACAAGACGGCGGCAAGGCCCGAGATTCACGTGAAGCCTAATATATGCTAATCCAAGAAGGGCGGTGGAGGTGAATGCAATCGGGCCAGCAGGATTTTGAGGATCGATGCTTGACTCAGGAGTTCGTCTCCACCCGGCTTTCCACGCACTTAGCGAAGCTTCTAAAACGCCAAGATCTTCTGGTCTGATGCTCGTTCCCGGCATCAGAGGCGCCGACAAGCATAATTGTCTTGCGAAAAATATCTGTTGGATAATGGCATGGATCAAGACATAATTCCCTAGTGGTGAAATTGGGTTATAACCATTCGATTGAGGCGACTTGATAAAGAGCCTTGCAAATGCCTCCTGGAATGATATTTCGGTGCCAGCCCGAGAGCGGTGCAGCCGGCGCCAGTGAGAAGCCGTGGCTGCTTTCCATTCATCAGCCGGCGATGGCATGATGAGCTTCAATTCGGAGTTCAAGATTAACGGCGGAATATTATACATTATAGAGTGAAGGTTGAAGAAGCAATAGACAATTAGTTTGGTTCGACGATCCGCTTCTTGACGAGCCCAGTCTTCCCAAGGCGCCGTTTCAGGAAGAGGACCAAGGTCGGTAAGTCCATGGTCGCGAACAAGTCGAGCAAGCGTGCTTTGCAAAGCTAGAATCTCTCTTAACAATTCCGGGTGGCGCTCCCACGAAGCAAAGACGGTAAGAAGCAGAAACGTGCGTATGATTTCCATCTGCGCCTCGGAATCCTCGCCGGGATGTACCACATTATCTGTCATTGGGATGAATGGTGGCTGAAAAGGACTGGTGCTTGGGTTAGATATGGAAGAAGATCCGCGGGACGTGTGCACGGCAGAATTCGACGTCGGAGTGACAAACCATTGAGGTGGGAGTTTTCTAACATCGCGACGTCTGATTCGCTCCAGGAGGATTGCTTTTGCAGCATGGAAGAGCTCGATACCGCGGGTATTTTCAAAGCGATAATGTGAGCCTGCTGCTGCCAGAGCAAGGCTGAGTTCTGGAGGAGAACGTGAAATCGAAAGTGTGGGGATATGCATAAATGGAAGATGCTCGTTGAGTCCATTAACATAACCGGCAAAATATCGAGACAAGGCATGCCTTGAAGGGGGTGTAAAGCCTTTTGGGAGGACATGAGAGAAGTCCTCTAATCGGGACACCAGAAGCTGGCGGTCTTGCGTTGACACATCCCAGGGTGCCCTCGTGGATAGCTCTTCAGGAAGGCCTCCTCGTTCTTCTGGCTCCTGTGGTTCAGGTTGCAAAGAAGGTAGTCGCGATCCAAAATTTGAAAATGATGTCGCCTCCTCAGTGTTGTGACGGTGCTCTACCCCAACGTCCCTATTAAATCTCGGTGGACTAGCAGGCTGTAAGGGTATCACCGGGGGTTGCAGAAGTGGCTCCGCTTCAACTGCTGTGAACATTCCAGAATCCCAGTCTGAGGCCAAACCGACGCTTTCCAGGAACGTTGTGAAGTCCTGAACAGGGTCGCCTAAGTCTGCCAAGTCAAGAATGGAAGGTTCAACGCCATAATTATCTGTCATTGGCCTATCATGCGCATTCGATGCTGATTTTCGAACCTGGACCATTTGCTCTTGCTGACCCTCAAGTGCGACATGGCTAGCAGCATGAGAGAGTAAATTCAGATCGTATCCCCACGACGGATTATATTGAGATTGATCTATTATCTGCGGAGTGGCTTCTGATATATCCGATCGAGACACGGCGGGAGGTTGGATGTTCAAACGATCCGACAGGTCTAGAAGGCGGTGGTCATGGGAAGGGGCCGGGGGCGGAGCGGACGGTCCCGTAGATAGAGGGGCGGAAGCAGGCGTCGTAGGGATCTCAATTGCGGTTGCGGCGGGCCGGCTCTGGCCCCTGGCAGCTGCAGCTTCGGCCGGATGAACCAAGCGTTCGTGGCGCACCAGGAGGTCACTGGAGGACAATATGAGCTCTCGTCCAAGCGAAAGAAGCTGCCGACAAACCTTCTAGCAAAGCTCTTGGAGCATATTTCACAGGAAAAGGGCTTTTCCTTTGTATCTACAGTTGGGGATCAGGTCAGCTTATAGTCGCGGAAGAATATTGCATGAGCTATCAGGTTTTGGGGTGAAACGGGTAACTCAACGTGTGCGGAGATGTCGTTGGAGATGTTCCAGGCGCGCAAACGGCCTGCTGCAGTATTCGCAAGTCAGATTTTTGCGATTGGCCGTTGTACGTTTCTTCTTAACTTTCCCCGAAGCGGTGCGAGTCTCGTCCATTTTCTTATCTCGATTTGCTGAATCCTTCTCCCCAGCTTCCCCTGCAGTTGAGCGGAGAAGCTGCGATAAAGGTGAGGGGTTGGGGCGGAGTCCACGCGCCACTGTCACGTGCTCGGCCGTCCTTGGGGCGTCGAAGTGCGGGGAATCAACGCAGCCGCCGCCTCCCAGACAGCACAGGAACCGCGCTCTGCTCTTTTGGCTGGTGGTCTGGAAATCAATCGAAGGTGTCCATGTCCACCATCGGTGATCCAGGTACGGAAGGCTACCATGTTTCCCGACCCTTGGAATGACCTTTTGATCCCTGGAGAATCAAGTTTCTATTTTTAATAAAGGTACCCTCAAAACCCCGCTTCTCCGTTCCCTTACTCTTTTTGCCCTGAGAGCTTATGTCTCTTAAAAAAGGCATCCAAATCCCGTAGCGCGCACCCGGTGAATTGTGTCATCTAATAGAGGTCTCTCAAAGGCTTCGTTGAGAATTACTCTGTACTGTATTTTGGGGCATGTCCCTGTGTCGTTCTGTATTTTCACAATACCGCAAATAGCCACGAAGCTTGAGTCAATGCTTTTGCTGTACTTCGCTGCTCTAGCCTCCACTTGATTGTTCTCTTGATACTTCTCTATTGGTGTAAAATTTGGCTTTTTGAGACCCGCCCCGCGCATGGACAGCATCGTCAAGAATATGCAACCTTACGGCTTATTGCAGTATTTGCTGCTATTATCAAAAAAGTTGCCCATCGCCTTTTTTTCGCAGACTATCCTTTAGGCAAGACCTCAAGCAAGGTGGCGATATACGCGAGATGCTTTTTATCGCCGTACCTACCATCAAGACAAGGTAGCAGATCGAAAAGGCGCTTTCCTTTGGGATCCCATAATTGCGCAACTCAACAAAATCTGGGATCGGGCTTTTCCGTGTTTAGAATTTTGGTTTGCCCACTGCATACCCTCGGAAAAAGTGCGCGCGCACAATGATCATGGTTGCCGTTGGTGTAGCCTCCAAGGATGAGTGGATGTAGTTTAGAGGAGGCATTGGTTACGACATCAACATCGAAAGTAAAGACGTAGTGAACAGTTCCACTATTTTCATCTTTTAATCTAAGATACGAGCAGTTGCGAAGCCCCAGGAGGTGGCCCTCAGAAGCCGGTAGGCAAGGCTGGCGAAGGGAATCAGAAACTGAGAGCTTGACTCACATGGAGATATACTTCGCAAGGGCCTATGGATCCTCAATAGATGCGCCTGTTGAGATATCCTACAAAGGAGACCGACGCGAGAGAAAGCACTTGCTGGCCAGCCGGTGCCACCTGCAATAACTTTCAATCAGGGTCAGTGCTACTTGAGTCATATTGTGGGTTCATGGGGTACGAAAGAAAGGACAAAATATACCGACCCCCCCGCAAAGGTTGAAGTCCCTCGCTAGTATGCCCATCCCGCCGCAGCGGCCGGCTAAGGTTGATAAAGGTCCAACAATACACCTCTCCCGAGGCGACGTGCAGTCAGCGAGGGGAGCATGTGATGGTCATTCGCTGCTCTCCGCCATGTATAAACCTTCTGGGAATCGCGGGAAAAGCATTATCAAACAACCTCGTGTTTGAATGCCTCCCTTGACTAGGGTGACAAGCCCGTCCTAAGAGGCCCGGCAAATGGAAAATTTTTTTGCGGGGGGACCTTCAATGGATGTATAGTCTAGACCACCGAAGAGCAACGAAGTCCGGTCACCAGATATGATACACGGGGTGTATCCCACCGCGGTGTTCCCAATGAACTTTGTAGTGAGCAGACTTTCGGTGACATGCAATTCTCCCTTCACAACCATGCCATTCGCCAGACTTAAAAGGAGATATCCAGGCATCAGACGGCACTTCTATGGTCAGAATTGCCCAAACAGCGGAAGAAGGTCCACATGAAGGATGAGGAAGCTGCACACCTGATGAGCCACCTGCGAATCAAGGGGTTTTATACAAAGTATGCTATTAGAGAATATCCATATGTCTTTCTTCCATAGTAACATTCAGCATTTGCTTGTGTCGCTGGTAATGAGAGAGAGACACTGTGGATGTTAGGTACCTTGAGCATGCTGCACACGCATAAACTCTTTCAGCAAGCAGAAGCAGTTACTGCTTCATGGTAACCAAGTCTGAGACATCAACATGTTGAAATTCATGCACGCTTCCACTTGCAGTCATGAGCAAACACAGGCCAGGGTCGGATGAGACTCCCttggccttcttcttctgttttttttttgaaaagtTCAACcgttcttttccttttctttcagGTTCAAGGCCCTGGGTTGTATCTCCTGGGCGAGGCCATGGCAGTGTCAAACATCTCTAATCCTATTTCGTTCAATGCAGAAGAGGAGCAGAGCGCTCACGCATAATGGTTTATGCCCAGGGCGACCCCACTGTACCAGAATTAAATCCCCTGTTGATGGAGGGCATCTGGTTAACAAACAGAGCAGAACATGGAACAGCCACGGTACTCCGCGTTAGATGGGGCATTTTGTAAGGGCCAGAAATAGACAGATTGCTCATTCCCATAAAAATTTCTGGTTGAAGGATCGAAGTTGCTTTGAACCAATGATGCCTGGTATAGTCATAACAGTTCCAGCGCTTAATTTTGGTCTTTGAGCGTGGATGCGGAGgagaaaa is a genomic window of Coccidioides posadasii str. Silveira chromosome 3, complete sequence containing:
- a CDS encoding uncharacterized protein (EggNog:ENOG410PFYS~COG:K~BUSCO:1676at33183), which translates into the protein MTQFTGCALRDLDAFFKRHKLSGQKEDQKVIPRVGKHGSLPYLDHRWWTWTPSIDFQTTSQKSRARFLCCLGGGGCVDSPHFDAPRTAEHVTVARGLRPNPSPLSQLLRSTAGEAGEKDSANRDKKMDETRTASGKVKKKRTTANRKNLTCEYCSRPFARLEHLQRHLRTHTKEKPFSCEICSKSFARSDLLVRHERLVHPAEAAAARGQSRPAATAIEIPTTPASAPLSTGPSAPPPAPSHDHRLLDLSDRLNIQPPAVSRSDISEATPQIIDQSQYNPSWGYDLNLLSHAASHVALEGQQEQMVQVRKSASNAHDRPMTDNYGVEPSILDLADLGDPVQDFTTFLESVGLASDWDSGMFTAVEAEPLLQPPVIPLQPASPPRFNRDVGVEHRHNTEEATSFSNFGSRLPSLQPEPQEPEERGGLPEELSTRAPWDVSTQDRQLLVSRLEDFSHVLPKGFTPPSRHALSRYFAGYVNGLNEHLPFMHIPTLSISRSPPELSLALAAAGSHYRFENTRGIELFHAAKAILLERIRRRDVRKLPPQWFVTPTSNSAVHTSRGSSSISNPSTSPFQPPFIPMTDNVVHPGEDSEAQMEIIRTFLLLTVFASWERHPELLREILALQSTLARLVRDHGLTDLGPLPETAPWEDWARQEADRRTKLIVYCFFNLHSIMYNIPPLILNSELKLIMPSPADEWKAATASHWRRLHRSRAGTEISFQEAFARLFIKSPQSNGYNPISPLGNYVLIHAIIQQIFFARQLCLSAPLMPGTSIRPEDLGVLEASLSAWKAGWRRTPESSIDPQNPAGPIAFTSTALLGLAYIRLHVNLGPCRRLVTQDPLQIAQALKNSPPVGRHPRLIMALLHSAHALSIPVRLGINFVAKTHSFFWSIQHSICSLECAFLLSRWLLSIPATQSEQPLSDHERKLVLWVKSMMDETDMSVEMEATSELDFLNDPVKVKQLSLTVVRVWSRTFKGNTSWPIVDLIGSSLEIYADLLEMGPLS